In Primulina eburnea isolate SZY01 chromosome 3, ASM2296580v1, whole genome shotgun sequence, one DNA window encodes the following:
- the LOC140825006 gene encoding uncharacterized protein isoform X4, which produces MKARREPGNILNELTELKRVIIHNSYGENLMGILHETRSEELVIICHGFRSSKDRIPMANLAFAFEREGISAFRFDFTGNGESEGSFQYGNYNREAEDLRDVVKHFRAAKRFVTAVVGHSKGGNAVLLYASRYNYVETVVNIAGRFNLRRGIEGRLGKDFQEKIKLHGFIDVVNRKGC; this is translated from the exons ATGAAGGCGCGCCGCGAGCCAGGAAATATACTAAATGAATTAACGG AGCTGAAGAGAGTGATTATACACAACAGTTATGGAGAGAATCTGATGGGGATATTGCATGAAACTAGGTCCGAGGAACTTgtaattatatgccatggattTCGATCCTCTAAG GATCGCATCCCAATGGCGAACCTTGCTTTTGCTTTTGAAAGAGAGGGGATCAGCGCTTTTCGCTTTGACTTTACCGGCAATGG GGAGAGTGAAGGTTCATTTCAGTATGGAAATTACAACCGAGAAGCTGAAGATCTACGTGATGTGGTTAAGCATTTTCGTGCAGCGAAACGTTTTGTCACGGCAGTTGTTGGACATAGTAAAG GAGGGAATGCTGTGCTTCTATATGCTTCGAGGTATAACTACGTAGAAACAGTAGTAAATATTGCTGGCCGCTTTAATTTAAGGAGAGGAATTGAAGGTCGCCTCGGTAAAGACTTCCAAGAAAAGATTAAGTTACATGGATTTATTGATGTTGTCAACCGAAAag GGTGTTGA
- the LOC140825006 gene encoding putative uncharacterized protein YDL057W isoform X1 produces the protein MKARREPGNILNELTELKRVIIHNSYGENLMGILHETRSEELVIICHGFRSSKDRIPMANLAFAFEREGISAFRFDFTGNGESEGSFQYGNYNREAEDLRDVVKHFRAAKRFVTAVVGHSKGGNAVLLYASRYNYVETVVNIAGRFNLRRGIEGRLGKDFQEKIKLHGFIDVVNRKGEIVYRVSEGSLMDRLKTDILAACRTIPLSCRVLTVHGTEDEIVPIEDAVELSTKIKNHTLHIVEGADHEYSKHQTELASIVVGFVKKKSMPKPNPTSSCRGSSKASGSCL, from the exons ATGAAGGCGCGCCGCGAGCCAGGAAATATACTAAATGAATTAACGG AGCTGAAGAGAGTGATTATACACAACAGTTATGGAGAGAATCTGATGGGGATATTGCATGAAACTAGGTCCGAGGAACTTgtaattatatgccatggattTCGATCCTCTAAG GATCGCATCCCAATGGCGAACCTTGCTTTTGCTTTTGAAAGAGAGGGGATCAGCGCTTTTCGCTTTGACTTTACCGGCAATGG GGAGAGTGAAGGTTCATTTCAGTATGGAAATTACAACCGAGAAGCTGAAGATCTACGTGATGTGGTTAAGCATTTTCGTGCAGCGAAACGTTTTGTCACGGCAGTTGTTGGACATAGTAAAG GAGGGAATGCTGTGCTTCTATATGCTTCGAGGTATAACTACGTAGAAACAGTAGTAAATATTGCTGGCCGCTTTAATTTAAGGAGAGGAATTGAAGGTCGCCTCGGTAAAGACTTCCAAGAAAAGATTAAGTTACATGGATTTATTGATGTTGTCAACCGAAAag GAGAGATTGTATATCGTGTGAGTGAGGGAAGTCTGATGGACCGATTAAAGACGGATATACTTGCTGCATGCCGAACCATTCCACTAAGCTGCAG GGTGTTGACAGTACATGGGACGGAAGATGAAATTGTACCGATCGAAGATGCTGTTGAATTATCAaccaaaataaaaaaccatacTCTACATATAGTTGAAGGAGCAGATCACGAATACTCAAAACATCAGACGGAGTTAGCATCAATTGTTGTAGGCTTCGTGAAAAAGAAATCCATGCCTAAGCCAAACCCCACATCCTCTTGCCGCGGAAGTAGTAAAGCTTCGGGTTCTTGTCTCTAG
- the LOC140825006 gene encoding putative uncharacterized protein YDL057W isoform X2 — MGILHETRSEELVIICHGFRSSKDRIPMANLAFAFEREGISAFRFDFTGNGESEGSFQYGNYNREAEDLRDVVKHFRAAKRFVTAVVGHSKGGNAVLLYASRYNYVETVVNIAGRFNLRRGIEGRLGKDFQEKIKLHGFIDVVNRKGEIVYRVSEGSLMDRLKTDILAACRTIPLSCRVLTVHGTEDEIVPIEDAVELSTKIKNHTLHIVEGADHEYSKHQTELASIVVGFVKKKSMPKPNPTSSCRGSSKASGSCL, encoded by the exons ATGGGGATATTGCATGAAACTAGGTCCGAGGAACTTgtaattatatgccatggattTCGATCCTCTAAG GATCGCATCCCAATGGCGAACCTTGCTTTTGCTTTTGAAAGAGAGGGGATCAGCGCTTTTCGCTTTGACTTTACCGGCAATGG GGAGAGTGAAGGTTCATTTCAGTATGGAAATTACAACCGAGAAGCTGAAGATCTACGTGATGTGGTTAAGCATTTTCGTGCAGCGAAACGTTTTGTCACGGCAGTTGTTGGACATAGTAAAG GAGGGAATGCTGTGCTTCTATATGCTTCGAGGTATAACTACGTAGAAACAGTAGTAAATATTGCTGGCCGCTTTAATTTAAGGAGAGGAATTGAAGGTCGCCTCGGTAAAGACTTCCAAGAAAAGATTAAGTTACATGGATTTATTGATGTTGTCAACCGAAAag GAGAGATTGTATATCGTGTGAGTGAGGGAAGTCTGATGGACCGATTAAAGACGGATATACTTGCTGCATGCCGAACCATTCCACTAAGCTGCAG GGTGTTGACAGTACATGGGACGGAAGATGAAATTGTACCGATCGAAGATGCTGTTGAATTATCAaccaaaataaaaaaccatacTCTACATATAGTTGAAGGAGCAGATCACGAATACTCAAAACATCAGACGGAGTTAGCATCAATTGTTGTAGGCTTCGTGAAAAAGAAATCCATGCCTAAGCCAAACCCCACATCCTCTTGCCGCGGAAGTAGTAAAGCTTCGGGTTCTTGTCTCTAG
- the LOC140825006 gene encoding putative uncharacterized protein YDL057W isoform X3 — MDFDPLRIASQWRTLLLLLKERGSALFALTLPAMGKCSLIRESEGSFQYGNYNREAEDLRDVVKHFRAAKRFVTAVVGHSKGGNAVLLYASRYNYVETVVNIAGRFNLRRGIEGRLGKDFQEKIKLHGFIDVVNRKGEIVYRVSEGSLMDRLKTDILAACRTIPLSCRVLTVHGTEDEIVPIEDAVELSTKIKNHTLHIVEGADHEYSKHQTELASIVVGFVKKKSMPKPNPTSSCRGSSKASGSCL; from the exons atggattTCGATCCTCTAAG GATCGCATCCCAATGGCGAACCTTGCTTTTGCTTTTGAAAGAGAGGGGATCAGCGCTTTTCGCTTTGACTTTACCGGCAATGGGTAAGTGTTCGCTGATCAG GGAGAGTGAAGGTTCATTTCAGTATGGAAATTACAACCGAGAAGCTGAAGATCTACGTGATGTGGTTAAGCATTTTCGTGCAGCGAAACGTTTTGTCACGGCAGTTGTTGGACATAGTAAAG GAGGGAATGCTGTGCTTCTATATGCTTCGAGGTATAACTACGTAGAAACAGTAGTAAATATTGCTGGCCGCTTTAATTTAAGGAGAGGAATTGAAGGTCGCCTCGGTAAAGACTTCCAAGAAAAGATTAAGTTACATGGATTTATTGATGTTGTCAACCGAAAag GAGAGATTGTATATCGTGTGAGTGAGGGAAGTCTGATGGACCGATTAAAGACGGATATACTTGCTGCATGCCGAACCATTCCACTAAGCTGCAG GGTGTTGACAGTACATGGGACGGAAGATGAAATTGTACCGATCGAAGATGCTGTTGAATTATCAaccaaaataaaaaaccatacTCTACATATAGTTGAAGGAGCAGATCACGAATACTCAAAACATCAGACGGAGTTAGCATCAATTGTTGTAGGCTTCGTGAAAAAGAAATCCATGCCTAAGCCAAACCCCACATCCTCTTGCCGCGGAAGTAGTAAAGCTTCGGGTTCTTGTCTCTAG
- the LOC140825004 gene encoding acyl-lipid (9-3)-desaturase-like: protein MGVQKRYITSDELKTHDKRGDLWISIQGKVYDVSEWAKDHPGGESPLLNLAGLDATDAFVAYHPGTAWQYLDKFFNGFYLEDYSVSEVSKDYRKLVYEFSKLGLFEKKGHGVLISMCFMALLFAVSVYGVIFSEGVLLHLLCGGLVGCLWIQSGWIGHDSGHYQVMMTRKLNRVAQVLSGNCLSGISIAWWKWNHNAHHIACNSLDHDPDLQHMPFFAVSSRLYNSITSCFYERKMEFDTLSRFLVSYQHWTFYPVMCFARINLYAQSFFLLLSKRKVPNRGQELLGLLVFWIWYPLLVSCLPSWGERVVFVLASFTVTSIQHIQFCLNHFSSDVYLGLPDGKDWFEKQTTGTLNISCSSWMDWFHGGLQFQIEHHLFPRLPRCQLRKISPFVRELCKKHGFPYNSASFLEANVMTVQTLRNAALQARDFSKPVPKNLVWEAVNTHG, encoded by the coding sequence ATGGGTGTCCAGAAGAGGTACATTACATCAGATGAGCTCAAAACCCACGACAAAAGAGGGGATCTTTGGATCTCAATTCAAGGGAAAGTGTACGATGTCTCAGAATGGGCGAAAGATCATCCTGGTGGCGAGTCACCGCTCTTGAATCTTGCGGGCCTAGATGCAACCGATGCATTTGTTGCTTATCATCCAGGCACAGCCTGGCAGTATCTTGACAAATTCTTTAACGGGTTTTATTTGGAAGACTATTCTGTGTCCGAGGTGTCCAAGGATTACAGAAAACTAGTGTATGAGTTCTCTAAACTGGGACTTTTCGAGAAGAAAGGCCACGGGGTTTTGATTTCAATGTGTTTTATGGCCTTGCTGTTTGCTGTCAGTGTTTATGGAGTGATTTTCTCTGAGGGCGTGCTGTTGCATTTGCTCTGTGGTGGTTTGGTGGGATGCCTTTGGATTCAGAGTGGTTGGATTGGGCATGATTCTGGTCATTATCAAGTGATGATGACTCGAAAACTCAACAGAGTTGCCCAGGTTCTGTCTGGGAATTGCCTCTCAGGAATCAGCATTGCTTGGTGGAAATGGAACCATAACGCTCACCACATCGCTTGCAACAGCCTCGACCACGATCCAGATCTTCAGCACATGCCGTTCTTCGCCGTGTCTTCCAGGTTATATAACTCAATCACTTCTTGCTTTTACGAGAGAAAAATGGAATTTGACACTTTGTCAAGATTCTTGGTTAGTTACCAGCATTGGACATTTTATCCCGTTATGTGTTTTGCTAGGATTAATTTGTATGCACAATCATTCTTCTTGTTGTTATCTAAGAGAAAAGTGCCCAATAGAGGGCAGGAGCTATTAGGATTGCTGGTGTTCTGGATTTGGTACCCTTTACTTGTTTCTTGTTTACCCAGTTGGGGAGAAAGGGTGGTGTTTGTCTTAGCGAGCTTCACGGTCACGTCTATTCAACATATTCAGTTCTGTTTGAACCATTTCTCATCTGATGTTTATCTTGGATTGCCTGATGGTAAAGACTGGTTCGAAAAGCAAACGACTGGAACTCTCAATATATCGTGCTCTTCTTGGATGGATTGGTTCCACGGTGGATTGCAATTCCAAATTGAACATCATTTGTTTCCTAGACTGCCTCGATGCCAACTCCGGAAAATCTCGCCCTTTGTGAGGGAACTCTGCAAGAAACATGGATTTCCTTATAACAGTGCATCGTTCTTGGAGGCAAATGTTATGACTGTGCAAACACTTAGAAATGCTGCGCTGCAGGCTCGGGATTTCTCCAAACCGGTTCCAAAAAATCTAGTCTGGGAAGCTGTCAACACTCACGGTTGA
- the LOC140825007 gene encoding NDR1/HIN1-like protein 13 produces the protein MTDKVHPATKPNAAAAAPPPPTKTQLHNPKRHPNRPPPSSKHLRKDVRRYLCLACFWFTLLLLAILILASVAAAAFYVLYQPHYPLFSVTSLKISSFNLTTTPSAYLTTKLNLTLSAKNPNKKIAFLYGPMSITAQYDSVKLSNGSFAKFTNSPDSTFIIHTTMGMNSQVLETESANTLRSDLKKRNGLPMSIVVDTMVGIKIETSKTKKIGIRVKCVGIRGVVPKVNSTAANVSKAKCMVGLRVKIFEWTF, from the coding sequence ATGACCGACAAAGTTCACCCAGCTACCAAGCCAAATGCCGCCGCCGCCGCGCCACCACCCCCAACTAAGACGCAGCTCCACAACCCAAAACGCCACCCCAACCGGCCTCCTCCCTCGTCAAAGCACCTTCGCAAGGACGTACGCCGCTACTTGTGCCTCGCTTGCTTCTGGTTCACCCTCCTCCTCCTGGCCATCCTCATCCTTGCCTCCGTCGCCGCCGCAGCCTTCTACGTACTCTACCAACCCCACTATCCTTTATTCTCCGTCACCTCCCTCAAAATCTCCTCCTTCAACCTCACCACCACTCCCTCCGCCTACCTCACCACGAAGCTCAACCTCACCCTGTCCGCCAAAAATCCCAACAAAAAGATCGCATTTCTCTACGGCCCCATGTCCATCACAGCACAGTATGACTCAGTAAAATTATCAAACGGGTCTTTCGCAAAGTTCACCAATTCGCCCGACTCCACGTTCATAATTCACACCACAATGGGGATGAACTCTCAGGTTCTGGAAACAGAATCCGCCAACACATTGAGGTCGGATCTTAAGAAGAGAAACGGGTTACCCATGAGCATTGTGGTGGATACGATGGTGGGGATAAAGATTGAGACGTCGAAAACGAAGAAGATCGGAATCAGAGTGAAGTGTGTAGGCATTCGGGGAGTGGTTCCCAAGGTAAATTCAACAGCTGCCAACGTCTCCAAAGCAAAGTGCATGGTTGGTCTTAGAGTCAAGATCTTCGAATGGACCTTTTGa
- the LOC140828599 gene encoding uncharacterized protein, producing the protein MAMLRMIASKLGEEVQRIMQRDPHMKNLLARPEGRYRDDRRDRGPPGQIANDPTRGTIHMITGGATDGDSGRARKAHGRRLENMGLDLAPKDDPVIGFGPDDMKGVMAPHNDALLVTLTIANYDVARIFVDTGSSVNVLFKEPWTK; encoded by the exons ATGGCCATGTTACGAATGATTGCCAGTAAATTAGGTGAGGAGGTCCAAAGGATCATGCAGAGAGACCCTCACATGAAGAACCTCTTAGCCCGACCAGAGGGAAGGTACCGAGATGATAGACGAGATCGAGGACCTCCTGGG CAAATTGCTAATGATCCGACCAGAGGTACAATTCATATGATAACGGGCGGCGCCACTGACGGAGATTCAGGCAGAGCTCGTAAAGCTCATGGTCGGAGATTGGAAAATATGGGGTTAGACCTTGCCCCCAAAGATGACCCCGTCATTGGCTTCGGGCCAGATgatatgaaaggtgttatggCACCTCATAACGACGCCTTACTGGTCACTCTTACTATCGCCAACTATGACGTCGCAAGAATCTTTGTTGACACCGGAAGCTCAGTTAACGTTCTTTTCAAAGAACCCTGGACCAAATGA